The following are encoded together in the Fusarium keratoplasticum isolate Fu6.1 chromosome 1, whole genome shotgun sequence genome:
- a CDS encoding Transcription elongation factor: MPSMDERELASRVKALTKCVAANEPPENAIKLLESLKKDASPTEEMLRATRAGVFVGKLRSNSNKEIARAAAELVTKWKKLVEQEKNSKLHKAKMGSPAPAPTSSPAAPPPSSSGGAKKAFKGDPEKRKYDSDGVDIKRTDSTVRNQCIGLIYNGLAYRSTASESDVIAKAVAVEHAAYTRNKGETPEYKKKIRSLFTNLKNKSNKDLGRRVMSGDISADRFVVMTDDELKSEDQRKKEIELEKENMKKAQVPMAEKSISEDLECGRCKKKKVSYTQAQTRAADEPMTTFCECMACGHRWKFS, encoded by the exons ATGCCGTCCATGGATGAACGTGAGCTCGCCTCGCGCGTCAAGGCGCTCACAAAGTGCGTCGCTGCGAACGAACCCCCCGAGAACGCcatcaagctgctggagtCGCTCAAGAAGGATGCCTCCCCCACCGAGGAGATGCTGAGG GCTACAAGGGCCGGTGTCTTTGTCGGCAAACTTCGCTCCAATTCCAACAAGGAGATcgcccgcgccgccgccgaacTCGTCACCAAATGGAAGAAGCTTGTCGAGCAAGAAAAGAATTCGAAGCtccacaaggccaagatgggcTCGCCTGCTCCCGCTCCCACCTCGTCTCCGGCCGCTccgccgccgtcgtcgtccggtggtgccaagaaggccttCAAGGGCGACCCCGAGAAGCGCAAGTACGACAGCGATGGTGTGGATATCAAGCGCACCGATTCCACTGTCCGCAACCAGTGTATCGGTCTCATCTACAACGGACTGGCTTATCGCTCAACTGCCTCCGAGTCCGACGTCATCGCAAAGGCCGTTGCTGTTGAGCACGCTGCCTACACTCGCAACAAGGGAGAGACGCCCGAGTATAAGAAGAAGATTCGATCGCTCTTTACcaacctcaagaacaagTCCAACAAGGACCTCGGCCGCCGTGTCATGAGCGGCGACATCTCGGCGGACAGGTTCGTGGTCATGACGGAtgacgagctcaagagcgaggaccagcgcaagaaggagattgagctggagaaggagaacatGAAGAAGGCTCAGGTGCCCATGGCGGAGAAGAGTATCAGCGAAGATCTCGAGTGCGGCCGctgcaagaagaagaaggtcagCTACACGCAGGCCCAGACGCGAGCTGCCGATGAACCGATGACGACCTTTTGCGAATGCATGGCTTGCGGACACCGATGGAAG TTCTCTTaa